A stretch of the Arachis stenosperma cultivar V10309 chromosome 6, arast.V10309.gnm1.PFL2, whole genome shotgun sequence genome encodes the following:
- the LOC130933041 gene encoding linoleate 13S-lipoxygenase 3-1, chloroplastic-like, with protein MALVNEFMGSSLIERSSRWVVSSSTNSKSKPVFQFIEMRKENTRSVRLTKAAKFPSAVVSEDLVNTLSASTSATATAPLHAKKEKPVQFKVRAVVTVRNKIKEDFQETVVKHVDAIADSMIGRCIFLELISTDIDPRTKGPKKSKEAVVKDWSKKSNVKAERVTYTAEFIVDSNFGDPGAITVCNKHQREFFLETITIEGFATGPLHFPCNSWVRPTTKDHPGKRVFFSNKPYLPRDTPTGLRVMREKELKNLRGDGTGVRKLSDRIYDFDTYNDLGNPDRGADLSRPTLGGSQEHPYPRRCRTGRSPTDTDMRAESRVEKPHPMYVPRDEQFEESKQNTFFIKRLKAVLHNLIPRLKASLSVNNHDFNDFSDVDCLFSEGLLIKSRLKDDQSSVLNKIPLPELVTKIQESSQGLLKFDTPKIISLDKYAWLRDDEFARQALAGVNPVNIERLQVFPPVSKLDSRIYDIQESALKEEHILSQLNGMTVHQAIEENKLFMLDYHDIYFPFLEGINSFEGRKCYATRTLFFQTPLGTLKPIAIELSLPGSKRVVTPPVDATSNWMWQLAKAHVCANDSGAHQLVNHWLRTHACMEPFILAAHRQLSEMHPIFKLLDPHMRYTLEINGIARQALIHADGVIESCFTPGRYCMEISCAAYKNLWRFDTEGLPADLIRRGIAIPDPTQPNGLKLLIQDYPYATDGLLIWSAIENWVRTYVNHYYHGHDGQLVCNDKELQAWYSESINVGHADLSHESWWPPLNNNEDLVSILTTLIWTASAQHAALNFGQYPYGGYVPNRPPLMRKLIPEEGEAEYKNFIANPQKYFLNSLPSLLQATKYMAVVDTLSTHSPDEEYLGERQQPSIWSGDAEIVEAFYAFSAEIRGIEKEIDRRNCDPTLRNRCGAGVLPYELLAPTSQPGVTCRGVPNSVST; from the exons ATGGCACTTGTAAACGAATTTATGGGTTCTTCATTGATAGAGCGGTCCTCACGATGGGTTGTCTCCTcctcaacaaattcaaaatcaaaaccaGTGTTTCAGTTCATAGAAATGAGAAAGGAAAACACAAGATCTGTGAGGTTGACGAAGGCTGCAAAGTTTCCTTCAGCAGTTGTCAGCGAGGATTTGGTTAATACGCTTTCCGCCTCCACCTCCGCCACCGCCACCGCCCCCTTGCACGCAAAAAAAGAGAAACCAGTGCAGTTCAAGGTTAGAGCTGTAGTGACGGTGAGAAACAAAATCAAAGAGGATTTTCAAGAGACAGTTGTCAAGCATGTTGACGCCATCGCTGATAGCATGATAGGAAGATGTATTTTCCTGGAGCTCATCAGCACTGACATTGATCCAA GAACGAAAGGTCCAAAGAAGAGCAAGGAAGCAGTGGTGAAGGACTGGTCGAAGAAATCGAATGTTAAAGCGGAGAGAGTTACTTACACGGCTGAATTCATTGTTGACTCCAATTTTGGGGATCCGGGTGCGATTACGGTGTGCAACAAACACCAGAGAGAGTTCTTCTTGGAAACTATAACCATCGAAGGGTTTGCCACTGGCCCACTTCATTTCCCTTGCAATTCATGGGTAAGGCCCACCACCAAGGATCATCCTGGAAAGAGGGTTTTCTTCTCTAACAAG CCATACTTACCTAGAGATACACCTACTGGGCTTAGAGTAATGAGGGAGAAGGAGCTAAAAAACCTTAGAGGAGATGGCACAGGAGTTAGAAAATTATCCGACAGAATATATGATTTTGACACCTACAATGATTTAGGAAATCCAGATAGAGGAGCTGACCTCTCCAGACCAACTCTCGGTGGATCCCAAGAACATCCATACCCGAGACGCTGTCGTACTGGCCGCTCCCCAACTGATACCG ATATGCGTGCAGAGAGTCGTGTGGAGAAACCACATCCTATGTACGTACCAAGAGACGAACAATTCGAGGAGTCTAAGCAGAACACATTCTTTATCAAGAGGCTCAAAGCAGTGCTTCATAACTTGATCCCTCGCCTTAAGGCTAGCCTTTCTGTTAATAACCATGATTTCAACGATTTCTCAGACGTTGATTGCCTTTTCAGTGAAGGCTTGCTCATTAAGTCCCGCTTGAAAGACGACCAATCTTCTGTCTTAAACAAAATCCCACTCCCAGAATTGGTCACCAAGATACAAGAATCCAGCCAGGGACTTCTTAAGTTTGACACCCCCAAGATTATTTCCC TGGACAAGTATGCCTGGCTACGAGACGACGAATTTGCCCGCCAAGCATTAGCAGGAGTGAACCCTGTTAACATTGAGAGGCTTCAAGTTTTCCCACCCGTAAGCAAGCTTGACTCAAGAATATACGATATCCAAGAGTCTGCCCTTAAAGAAGAACACATTTTAAGCCAACTTAATGGCATGACAGTGCATCAG GCAATAGAGGAAAATAAATTGTTTATGCTAGATTACCATGATATCTACTTTCCTTTTCTGGAAGGGATCAACAGCTTTGAAGGTAGAAAATGTTACGCTACGCGTACCCTATTTTTCCAGACACCCCTTGGGACTCTGAAGCCTATAGCTATAGAACTTAGCCTGCCTGGATCAAAACGAGTTGTTACCCCACCTGTAGATGCAACTAGTAATTGGATGTGGCAGCTTGCCAAGGCTCATGTTTGCGCCAATGATTCTGGCGCGCATCAACTTGTCAACCATTG GTTACGCACACATGCGTGCATGGAGCCTTTTATATTGGCTGCTCATAGGCAATTGAGTGAAATGCATCCTATTTTCAAGTTGTTGGATCCACACATGAGATACACATTAGAGATCAATGGCATAGCTAGGCAGGCCCTTATCCATGCCGATGGAGTCATCGAGTCTTGCTTCACTCCTGGACGCTACTGCATGGAGATCAGTTGTGCTGCTTACAAGAACTTGTGGCGCTTTGACACGGAGGGCCTCCCCGCCGATCTCATCCGCAGAGGAATAGCAATACCAGACCCAACCCAACCAAATGGCTTAAAGCTATTAATACAAGACTACCCTTACGCAACGGACGGGCTTCTCATCTGGTCTGCTATAGAAAACTGGGTCCGCACTTACGTGAACCATTACTACCACGGCCACGATGGCCAGCTTGTTTGCAATGACAAAGAGCTACAAGCTTGGTACTCAGAGTCAATCAACGTGGGCCATGCTGATCTCAGCCATGAAAGCTGGTGGCCCCCACTGAACAACAACGAGGATCTCGTCTCCATCCTCACCACCCTCATCTGGACAGCATCCGCACAGCATGCAGCTCTTAACTTCGGGCAATACCCTTACGGTGGTTATGTGCCAAATCGTCCGCCGTTGATGCGAAAACTAATCCCGGAAGAGGGCGAGGCTGAATATAAGAATTTCATAGCGAACCCGCAAAAGTATTTCCTAAACTCTCTACCGAGCCTGCTGCAGGCCACAAAGTATATGGCTGTGGTGGACACACTCTCCACTCACTCCCCTGACGAGGAGTACCTGGGAGAGCGGCAGCAGCCCTCCATATGGTCGGGCGATGCGGAGATCGTGGAGGCATTCTACGCGTTCTCGGCGGAGATCAGAGGCATAGAGAAGGAGATTGATAGAAGGAACTGTGATCCAACACTTAGGAACCGCTGCGGGGCTGGTGTCTTGCCTTATGAGTTGCTTGCACCTACCTCCCAACCTGGCGTTACATGTAGAGGAGTTCCTAATAGTGTCTCCACTTAA
- the LOC130933001 gene encoding 11S globulin subunit beta-like, translating to MANSLRLAFLVLFQSLLALSLAHRYPTKCSFDKLVALEPSKRVESEGGFTEYWDSKNDQFQCVGVSALRYSIKPKGLLLPHYINAPRLQYVLQGTGILETVVPGCPETFREQTRHGDQHQKIHATREGDVIVVPTGSAQWIYNTGETHLVIFSVIDSANEDNQLDLKVRKFFLGGKPQEEKGEEGNMFSGLELKTVAESLDIDMGIAGKVQGVDDPRGSIIIVEDELETLSPAVEESGNGNGLDETVCTLRLVHQLAESTDADKYNPRAGFLTALNTPNLPVLQYVQLGVDRGVLYRML from the exons ATGGCCAATTCTCTAAGACTTgcctttcttgttcttttccaGAGCTTGTTGGCTCTGTCTTTAGCTCACCGTTACCCAACCAAGTGCAGCTTTGACAAACTAGTCGCACTCGAACCCAGCAAACGGGTTGAGTCTGAGGGTGGTTTTACTGAGTACTGGGACTCCAAGAATGACCAGTTTCAGTGTGTTGGAGTTTCAGCCCTTCGCTACTCAATCAAACCCAAAGGGCTCTTGTTGCCTCACTACATCAACGCTCCAAGACTTCAATATGTACTTCAAG GAACAGGAATTTTGGAAACGGTGGTTCCAGGATGCCCTGAAACTTTCCGAGAGCAAACACGTCACGGAGACCAGCATCAGAAAATCCATGCCACGAGGGAGGGAGATGTTATCGTAGTTCCAACTGGTTCTGCGCAATGGATTTATAACACTGGTGAAACTCATCTGGTTATATTTTCAGTCATAGACTCTGCCAATGAAGATAACCAGCTCGACCTGAAAGTCAGA AAGTTCTTTCTAGGTGGGAAACCGCAAGAAGAGAAGGGAGAGGAAGGCAACATGTTCAGTGGATTGGAATTGAAGACAGTGGCGGAGTCGTTGGATATTGATATGGGGATAGCAGGAAAAGTGCAAGGAGTGGACGATCCAAGAGGTTCGATCATCATTGTGGAAGATGAGCTGGAGACTTTAAGCCCCGCGGTGGAAGAGAGTGGTAATGGTAACGGCTTGGACGAAACAGTGTGTACTCTGAGACTTGTTCATCAGCTAGCTGAGTCCACAGATGCTGATAAATACAACCCACGCGCTGGATTCTTGACTGCTCTCAACACCCCTAACCTTCCCGTCCTTCAATATGTCCAACTTGGCGTTGATCGAGGTGTTCTCTA CAGAATGCTGTGA
- the LOC130932484 gene encoding 13S globulin basic chain-like, producing the protein MAPHYNLNCHAVIYGTEGRGWIEVVGENGRKVYEGEVREGQILIVPQQFVVAKKAAEGSDEGFGWIAVKTSDNPMISPLAGKLSLIRAMPLPVLMNSFRLTAEEAINLKKRGELTLFSPHPAHTQI; encoded by the coding sequence ATGGCGCCACACTACAATTTGAACTGTCACGCTGTGATTTACGGAACAGAGGGTAGGGGATGGATCGAGGTGGTGggagaaaatggaagaaagGTGTACGAGGGAGAGGTGAGGGAGGGGCAGATACTGATCGTGCCGCAGCAGTTTGTGGTGGCGAAGAAGGCTGCAGAAGGCAGCGATGAAGGGTTTGGTTGGATAGCGGTAAAGACGAGTGATAACCCAATGATAAGTCCTCTTGCCGGAAAGCTGTCACTGATCCGGGCAATGCCTCTCCCTGTGCTCATGAACTCCTTTCGCTTGACCGCAGAAGAAGCTATCAACTTGAAGAAGAGAGGGGAGCTAACTCTCTTTAGCCCTCACCCTGCCCACActcaaatataa
- the LOC130935052 gene encoding ion channel CASTOR-like — MSLDSETSTAATSGRDWFFPSPSFFRSSSSQYGRRFYSNPKPSSSHPISNRPPPASASGIRHRRRVKFARNPSPAPTPAPTQELPQISDAKNASKNNLSFLSQFRCHFALATLTIAALLLLLLRNMHLQSQVKKLQGEILNLNLRLRAFHELDSMNTTSSTLLDDHFSSENLRRNLSLFFSFTLLFIPIFIFKYIDYVSKSRFSDNISEQVSLNKQIAYRVDVFLSVHPYAKPLVLLVATLLLILLGGLALFGVTTEDLAHCLWLSWTYVADSGNHASSQGSGPRLVAVSISFGGMLIFAMMLGLVSDAISEKFDSLRKGKSEVVEQNHTLILGWSDKLGSLLNQLAIANESLGGGTVVVMAERDKEEMELDIAKMEFDFKGTSVICRTGSPLILADLKKVSVSKARAIIVLAEDGNADQSDARALRTVLSLTGVKERLRGHIVVELSDLDNEVLVKLVGGDLVETVVAHDVIGRLMIQCARQPGLAQIWEDILGFENCEFYIKRWPQLDGMQFEDVLISFPAAIPCGIKAATYGGKIILNPDDSYVLQEGDEVLVIAEDDDTYAPASLPMVWKGSLPKDFVYPKSPERILFCGWRRDMEDMIMVLDASLAHGSELWMFNDVPEKEREKKLTEGSLDINRLENISLVNREGNAVIRRHLESLPLESFDSILILADESVEDSAIQADSRSLATLLLIRDIQARRLPYEAMASQAHGGSFSKGSWIGEMKQASDKSVIISEILDPRTKNLLSMSKISDYVLSNELVSMALAMVAEDRQINDVLEELFAEEGNEMHIRQADLYLREGEELSFYEIMLRARQRREIVIGYRSVNAERAVINPPAKTERRKWSLKDVFVVITEKE, encoded by the exons ATGTCCCTTGATTCGGAGACTTCAACTGCCGCCACGTCCGGCAGAGATTGGTTCTTCCCGTCACCGTCGTTCTTTCGCTCTTCTTCTTCGCAATACGGCCGTCGATTCTACTCAAACCCAAAGCCTTCCTCCTCTCATCCGATCTCTAATCGGCCCCCGCCAGCGTCAGCCTCAGGCATCCGTCATCGCCGGAGAGTCAAATTCGCTCGGAATCCGAGTCCCGCCCCCACTCCCGCTCCCACTCAGGAGCTACCACAGATATCCGATGCCAAAAATGCTTCCAAAAACAACCTCTCTTTCCTTTCTCAATTTCGTTGCCACTTCGCACTCGCG ACGTTGACAATTGCTGCTTTATTGTTGCTGCTACTCAGAAATATGCATCTTCAGAGCCAAGTCAAAAAGCTGCAG GGTGAGATTCTCAACCTCAACCTCAGGTTACGTGCATTCCATGAGTTGGACTCCATGAACACTACGAGTTCCACATTACTGGACGATCATTtttcaagtgaaaacttgagaagAAATctatctctctttttctcttttacaCTTCTATTCATCCCCATTTTTATTTTCAAGTATATAGACTACGtttcaaaatcaagattttcTGACAATATATCAGAACAAGTTTCACTAAACAAGCAAATAGCATACCGGGTTGATGTATTTTTATCAGTTCATCCTTATGCTAAGCCACTTGTGCTGTTAGTTGCAACATTACTGCTAATTTTACTAGGAGGATTGGCCCTTTTTGGGGTAACTACTGAGGATCTCGCCCACTGTCTTTGGCTATCTTGGACCTATGTTGCTGATTCTGGCAATCATGCTAGCTCCCAAGGTTCTGGTCCGAGGTTAGTTGCGGTTTCAATTAGTTTTGGTGGGATGCTTATATTTGCAATGATGCTTGGACTTGTCTCTGATGCCATTTCTGAGAAGTTCGACTCACTGAGGAAAGGAAAAAGTGAGGTAGTTGAGCAAAATCATACTTTGATTCTTGGTTGGAGTGATAAATTG GGTTCATTACTAAATCAACTTGCCATAGCCAATGAGAGCCTGGGTGGAGGAACTGTTGTAGTGATGGCTGAGCGAGACAAAGAAGAAATGGAGCTTGACATTGCAAAAATGGAATTTGATTTCAAAGGAACATCCGTCATATGCAGAACTGGGAGCCCACTGATTCTGGCTGATCTTAAAAAG GTTTCTGTTTCAAAGGCGCGTGCAATAATTGTCCTTGCTGAAGATGGGAATGCTGATCAG AGTGATGCACGTGCTTTGAGAACAGTCTTAAGTTTAACTGGAGTCAAAGAACGATTAAGAGGGCACATAGTGGTCGAATTGAGTGACCTGGACAATGAGGTCCTTGTTAAACTTGTTGGGGGTGATCTTGTTGAAACTGTTGTAGCTCATGATGTCATTGGCCGCTTGATGATTCAATGTGCCCGGCAGCCTGGTCTTGCACAG ATATGGGAAGATATACTTGGATTTGAAAATTGTGAGTTCTACATCAAAAGATGGCCACAGTTGGATGGAATGCAATTTGAAGATGTATTAATCAGCTTTCCTGCTGCAATTCCTTGTGGGATCAAAGCTGCAACATATGGTggtaaaattattttgaatCCAGATGACTCCTATGTTTTACAAGAAGGGGATGAAGTTCTGGTTATTGCAGAGGATGATGATACTTATGCCCCAGCGTCCTTGCCTATG GTTTGGAAGGGAAGCTTACCGAAGGACTTTGTTTATCCAAAGTCTCCTGAAAGAATACTTTTTTGCGGTTGGAGGCGTGATATGGAGGACATGATCATG GTTTTGGATGCATCTCTAGCACATGGTTCAGAGCTCTGGATGTTCAATGATGTTCCTGAAAAAGAGAGGGAAAAGAAACTAACTGAGGGCAGCCTTGACATAAATCGATTGGAAAATATATCTCTGGTTAATCGTGAGGGGAATGCTGTTATACGTCGTCACTTAGAAAGTCTTCCATTGGAATCATTTGATTCT ATATTAATTTTGGCTGATGAATCTGTAGAAGATTCAGCAATTCAAGCTGACTCCAGATCTCTTGCCACGCTACTTTTAATTCGCGACATACAA GCTAGACGTCTTCCTTATGAAGCTATGGCCAGTCAAGCTCATGGAGGAAGCTTCTCAAAAGGCTCATGGATTGGGGAAATGAAGCAGGCTTCGGATAAATCAGTTATAATAAGCGAAATTTTGGATCCTAGGACAAAAAATTTGTTATCTATGTCAAAGATTAGTGATTACGTTTTATCAAATGAACTTGTCAGCATGGCTTTAGCCATGGTTGCAGAAGATCGGCAAATAAATGATGTATTGGAAGAGCTCTTTGCAGAGGAG GGAAATGAGATGCACATAAGGCAAGCAGATCTCTACCTCCGTGAAGGTGAGGAATTAAGTTTTTATGAAATAATGTTACGAGCTCGGCAGAGAAGAGAGATAGTGATAGGGTACCGTTCAGTGAATGCAGAAAGGGCTGTTATTAACCCCCCAGCGAAAACTGAAAGACGAAAGTGGTCATTGAAGGATGTCTTTGTGGTCATTACTGAAAAGGAATGA